In Perca flavescens isolate YP-PL-M2 chromosome 7, PFLA_1.0, whole genome shotgun sequence, the following proteins share a genomic window:
- the ampd1 gene encoding AMP deaminase 1 → MPKVLVPGPQKTDDKMRAFAEQVFASDTKAEDARDEISMFDVNEDCPIMHHEMAHHLHTDDDSEKRKRHQRSCTMAVPVAGAQTAVTSMVSMAVDTPTYLEVPDFQRVAIIGDYASGVTMDDFELSCKGLYRALNIREKYMRLAFQRFPRTASQYMREIEGETFKIEDQVQPVFKSPTKNGEDPFDTKNLQKNLGYVARMKDGVIYVYNDAAAADKHQPKDLPCPDYNTFIDDMNFLIALIAQGPTKTYTHRRLKFLMSKFNVHEMLNEMEEMKELKLNPHRDFYNCRKVDTHIHAAACMNQKHLLRFIKRSYRVDADRVVHKLKGKEVTMKELFESLNLHPYDLTVDSLDVHAGRQTFQRFDKFNAKYNPVGASELRDLYMKTENHIGGEYFATIIKEVASDLEDAKYQYAEPRLSIYGCNPSEWHKLSSWFVKNRVYSPNLKWMIQVPRIYDIFRARDFVPHFGKMLENIFLPVFQATIDPQANPELSVFLQHVTGFDSVDDESKHSGHMFCTKSPKPEEWNHNKNPSYTYYIYYMYANIAVLNQLRRQRGMNTFTFRPHCGEAGAITHLLAAFMTADNISHGLNLKKSPVLQYLYFLTQIPIAMSPLSNNSLFLEYAKNPLLEFHKKGLVVSLSTDDPMQFHYTKEPLMEEYAIAAQVFKLSTCDMCEISRSSVLQSALSHEEKVHFLGKDYLKEGPEGNDIRKTNVAQIRMAYRYETLCYELNLIKEGLKSE, encoded by the exons ATGCCTAAAGTCTTAGTGCCAG GTCCTCAGA AGACCGATGATAAGATGCGGGCCTTCGCGGAACAGGTCTTTGCATCGGACACTAAAGCTGAGGATGCCCGTGATGAAATCTCAATGTTTGATGTGAATGAGGACTGTCCCATCATGCACCATGAGATGGCCCACCATCTGCACACTGACGATGATTCTGAGAAACG CAAGAGGCACCAGCGCTCCTGCACGATGGCTGTGCCTGTTGCCGGTGCTCAGACAGCCGTTACCTCTATGGTGTCAATGGCGGTGGACACACCCACCTACTTGGAAGTGCCTGACTTCCAGAGAGTGGCCATCATCGGAGACTACGCCTCCGGG GTCACCATGGATGACTTTGAGCTGTCCTGTAAGGGTCTGTACCGTGCCTTGAACATCAGGGAGAAGTACATGAGGCTGGCCTTCCAGCGCTTCCCACGGACAGCCTCCCAGTATATGCGTGAGATTGAGGGAGAGACCTTCAAAATTGAAGATCAGGTGCAGCCAG TCTTCAAATCTCCTACAAAGAACGGTGAAGATCCCTTTGATACCAAGAACCTGCAAAAGAATCTGGGATATGTTGCTCGTATGAAGGATGGTGTCATCTATGTGTACAACGATGCTGCAGCTGCTGACAAACATCAGCCCAAAGACCTGCCCTGCCCCGACTACAACACCTTCATCGATGACATGAACTTCCTCATTGCTCTCATTGCACAGGGCCCGAC TAAGACTTACACTCACCGCCGCCTGAAGTTCCTCATGTCCAAGTTCAATGTGCATGAGATGCTGAATGAAatggaggagatgaaggagcTGAAGTTGAACCCCCACAGGGACTTCTACAACTGCAGGAAG GTGGACACCCACATCCACGCTGCCGCCTGCATGAACCAGAAGCACTTGCTGCGCTTCATCAAGAGGTCTTATCGCGTTGACGCTGACCGCGTCGTGCACAAACTTAAGGGGAAAGAGGTCACCATGAAGGAGCTCTTCGAGTCCCTTAACCTGCACCCTTATGACCTCACTGTGGACTCCTTGGATGTGCACGCT GGAAGACAAACCTTCCAACGTTTTGATAAGTTCAACGCCAAGTACAACCCTGTAGGAGCCAGTGAGCTGCGTGACCTGTACATGAAGACAGAGAACCACATCGGTGGAGAGTACTTTGCCACCATCATCAAG GAAGTAGCCAGTGACCTGGAGGATGCCAAGTACCAGTATGCCGAGCCGCGTCTGTCCATCTACGGCTGCAACCCCAGTGAGTGGCACAAACTCTCCAGCTGGTTTGTCAAGAACAGAGTCTACTCTCCAAACCTCAAATGGATGATTCAAGTACCCAGGATCTA TGACATTTTCAGAGCCAGGGACTTTGTGCCCCACTTTGGCAAGATGTTGGAGAACATTTTCCTTCCTGTGTTCCAGGCCACTATCGACCCACAGGCCAACCCAGAGCTCAGCGTCTTCCTCCAGCAT GTGACCGGTTTCGACAGCGTGGACGATGAGTCCAAGCACAGTGGTCATATGTTCTGCACTAAGAGCCCCAAACCAGAGGAGTGGAACCACAACAAGAACCCCTCCTACACCTACTACATCTACTACATGTATGCCAACATCGCTGTGCTCAACCAGCTCCGCAG ACAGAGGGGGATGAACACATTCACGTTCAGGCCTCACTGCGGTGAGGCTGGTGCCATCACCCATCTGCTGGCTGCCTTCATGACTGCTGACAACATCTCTCACGGCCTCAATCTCAAGAAG AGTCCTGTGCTGCAGTACCTGTACTTCCTGACCCAGATCCCCATCGCCATGTCCCCTCTCAGCAACAACAGCCTGTTCCTGGAATACGCCAAGAACCCGCTGCTGGAGTTCCACAAGAAAGGCCTTGTGGTTTCTCTGTCCACCGACGACCCCATGCAGTTCCACTACACCAAG GAACCCCTGATGGAAGAGTACGCCATTGCAGCCCAGGTCTTCAAGCTCAGTACCTGCGACATGTGTGAGATCTCCAGGAGCAGTGTTCTGCAGAGCGCCTTGTCTCATGAG GAGAAGGTCCACTTCCTGGGTAAAGACTACTTGAAGGAGGGTCCAGAGGGCAACGACATCCGTAAGACCAATGTGGCTCAGATCCGTATGGCATATCGCTATGAGACCCTGTGCTATGAGCTCAACCTCATCAAGGAGGGTTTAAAGTCTGAGTAA